TTGGTTGACCTGCCAATTTCCACCGATGAACATGGCCACATTTCCGCTTGCCACCTCAGAGTTCAAATCCCCTTCCGAACCATAATTGGCTAACCGTTGCGGGCTATACCCTTTTTGCACCATATCGTGCAGGAAGGTCAATACATTTAACATATACTCCCTGTTCTCACCTGTTCCAAAGGCTGGTTGATCTTGATCATCCACCAAAGAACCACCTTGAGCCCAGAAGAAAGGTAACACAGAGGTGACAATGGTTCCTTCACCACGTCCTCCCGGAAACAGAAAAGCTTCATAGCCATCAGCTTTTAACTGTTCACTTAGGGCAAACAGCTCATCCCAAGTAGCAGGAGGACTGTCTACCACATCAGTGCGGTAGTACAACACCCGTGTATCTGTAGTAAATTGAATGCCGTAAATTTGTCCATCAGGACCTCTCATAATGTCTTGAGCAAACGGAAAGAAATCTTCAATATCCAATCCTGCTTGTTCAAATAGAGGATCCAAAGGTTGTAAATAATCATAAAAACGAGGTAAAATATAAGAATCGATTTGTGCTATAGCTGGCGCACGTCCCTGAGCCGCTTGCTCCATCAAGCGTGCCATCGCTTCAGAAATATTGGAAGACAGAACATCCGGCTTAATTTTCACATTACCATGCTCGGCTTCAAATGCATCAATTTGATTTTGTAAGTATTCCACCCGTTCAGGACCTGGTGATTGTAATGAATATGCCGGGTGCGCCAGCCATTCAATTTCAATTACCTCTCCCGTTGCTTTTTCATTCTCTTCAACTTCATCTGTCTCTTCTACGGTACCATTGTTACCGCAACCTGCGATCACGACCAGCCCCAACATCAGGGCCAGTAACATTTTCCATCTTCGCATGTATACTCCCCCTTTTTAATGTTTAAAGCTTTTACGTTTAAAGAAATAAAATGGTATATATCTTAATAACCTCTCTTGCTAATCTTTTACCTATCTCACCCCCTTTAAGTGGTCATGTAACTGTGTGTACAGCGGTTTACAAATTGGAGAACAAGGAGAATGTTTCATTAATCACCAGTGCTGAAGCCCCTAAAACAACACCTTCTTTAAAACCGGACAGCACGACGGGAATGCGTTTCCCTGAAATACCTAGTGCACGAACTCTAAGAGTTGACTGAATGGCATCGCGCAGAAGTTGCCTGCCCTCACTCAATTTCCCTCCCACAATAACCAACTCCGGTGCTAATAAATTGACAGCATTAGCAATACCAACACCGAGATATTGACCTGCTTCCTGTATGGTTTGCTGGGCCAGGTGGGACCCATTACAAGCAGCAGCAACAATATCTTCAAAGTGGATTGTTTCTGGATCGACATCCGCAACAAGGGTTGGCTCATCAGGCATAGCCAGTTTCAATTTCTTCCTGAAACGCTCCACCACCTTTGGCAATGAGGAGAAGGTTTCCAAGCACCCGTAATTTCCGCATGAACATTTTTCTCCATACACATCAATGGTAGAGTGACCAATCTCTCCTGACTCACCAAACAATCCCCGATGTAGCTCCCCATCTATGACAATACCGCTGCCAATGCCCACATCAGCCATGATATACATAAAATTGTTGACCCCGATTCCCTGGCCGAACCACTTTTCCGCCAGTGCAGCAACATTGGCATCATTGTCAATGATAACTGGGAATTGCAAAATATCCTGCAGCATAGCTCTTAAAGGGATTTCCTTTTCGTTGTAAAAGTTAGGTGGCGAAATACACCCCTGCTCATTTTCATTCAATGGTCCAGGCAAACCCACACCAACACCCAGAATTTTGTGACGATCAACGCTTGTTTCTTGTAAAATAGCCTCTAAAGTTTGATGAATATAATCAAGGATACTTGATATTTTTTCTGTGGGCTGGGTTTCTTTCATTCTTAATGAAAGAAAGTTGCCTTCTAAATCGGTTAAAGCAACTTTAATCTTTGACCTTCCCAGCTCTACACCAAATGCATAGTAGCATTGATGGTTAAACCCTAATAGGACTGGCCTTCTTCCTCCCTTTGAAACACCCAAACCAACTTCTTTTAACACATTTTCCTTTAAAAGTTCTTCAATAATGCGTGTGATTGTCGGTTGGGGAATATCCATCCGCTCAGAAATTTCCACCCTGGAAAGGGGGCCTTCTTCCCGAATGAGTTTAATCACCCGTTTTGTGTTTATTTCTCTGCTTGATTGAACCGCTTTCATTTTTTGCTCCTCGGTTAATGTTTTGAATTATCGGTCGATAAGTTTACTATACTAGATATTTATCTTTATTTCAATATGAAATTATCTAAAAATATTTAACCATTATCTAGGAGAATTAAGTGGGCTGCCTCAGATTAATCTTTGAACAGCCCCTTATACATGGGCTATTTGTCCAACTGAAATAAGCGTTGTTCCTCTGGAAGTTCCCTTTCAAATACATCGATACCCTTCACATCTGTGATCCCCAGCATATCCCCGCTACCAGCCCCGTCTGTAAGGATACTCGGTTTTTTTCTTAGCGAAGTTTATCCAGAAGATTATAGTAGTAATATGTTTTGGAGCGAATTCTTCCATCTGAAAAAATTATTCTTTGATCTTCCAATTTGTTTAAATATCTCCTAATAGTTCCTTCTGACAAGCCTGTTAGGTTAGATAAGTTTTTTGAAGTAAATATTGGTCTTTGGAACATGACATCAATTACAGCACGAATATGACTGCTATTAATGATGGAACTTGCCCTTGCCAAATCATCTTCATATAATTTATTCACTTCTTCAATTAAGCGGACATTTTTCTTGGCCTGAATACTCATGCATTCTAAGAAAAATTTAATCCATTGTGTCCAATCACCTCGATAACGAGTGTCATTTAGATAGCGATAGTATTTATGCTTATCTCTTTCTAATACATCACTAACAAAGAAATTTGGATAGTCTATGACACCTTTATTGAATAAATAAAGAGGTATTAGAATCCTACCTATTCTTCCGTTTCCGTCAAGAAACGGATGGATAGTTTCAAATTGTGCATGAATAATTGCAACTCTTATCAATTCGTCATAATTATCTTGAGGATCGTTGATATATTTTTCTAAATTGGACATATATTCATCAACAAGATGTGGTTCTGGAGGAATATAGGTAGCTGTCTCAATCGTGCAGCCTTCAGGCCCAACAAAGTTTTGAATTTTCCTAAACTCTCCAGGCGAACGATTAGAGCCCCTTACATTATTGGATAACAATATTTTATGCATTAATTTAAAAAGACGCGTAGAAATCGGATAAGTTTTTAAAGCCTCCATTCCCTCAATTAATGCTGTATAGTAATTCAGTGCCTCTTGAGTATCCTTATTTGCTTTCCTGGTTTGAGCCTCCGCCTCCATGACTTCGTCTAATGTAACCTGTGTACCCTCAATTTTTGTAGATTGAACCGCTTCCTTAAGCATGACTGGCCTTAGCAGGAACTGAGGAGGCAACTTAGAGTTTTTTAACATAGTTTGGTATTCCACAATATTCTTATTCGCTTCGATTAACTCATGAATAAATTCAATCTGATTTATGATCTCTTCCTTCAATGGTAGCATTAAAGGAACGAAAGGTTTTAATCTCATGACTTATCATCCCTTACATTCATATTTATTATATATTGACCTTTAACAGTACAATGTATGTCATTTACAATCATTTATTTCTTTTTTTGAATTTAATTATACACTTACATGACTTATTTGTTAAGATAGCGTAATACCTCAGAAACGTGAACGCTTTCTCTAATCACATGCCACTGCAGTTAATGATGCAGTAAATGCGACTGCCCGTCGCACGAAAAAAAGACGGCATCATGTTAGCCGTCAAAATTTTGCACAAGCATAACCCCATACAAGAAAGAGGCTCCCTCCCGTTTATACACAAGCGGGAGAGCATCTATTCTCAATATCGCGTTTCCCTTGGCTGGTTCTACCCAATCTCCGCCAATCCCTCTTTCAACACCTCTACAATAAAGGCGTAATCATCGTCCGTAATCGATAACGGCGGAGCCAGAGCGATCACGTTATTGTAACCGGCCACCGTATCGCCGTTTTTAGTGATAATTAATCCTCTCTTCTTGCACGCTGCGATCACTTTGTTCACTTGTTCAACCCCAAGGGGGGCTTTTGTTTCTTTATCCTGCACCAGTTCGATGCCCACCAACAACCCTTTGCCGCGCACATTCCCCACATAGGGATGGGTCTCTTCCAATCCTTTTAGATCATTCAGCATACGTTCCCCCAATTCCCGGGAACGCTCCACCAAACGTTCCTCTTCCATAATCTCAAGATTGCGCACCGCCACAGCACAGGCCCCCGGATGGCCGCCAAAGGTGTTCACGTGACGGAAATACTCATAGTTATCCGCTCCCTTGAAAGCCTCGTAGATCTCTCTCTTCACAGCTGTGGCGGAGAGGGGAATATAGGCGCTGGTAATCCCTTTGGCCATGCTAATAATGTCCGGTTTGATGCCATAATGCATAAAACCGAAGCGTTCACCTGTCCGCCCAAATCCGCAAATCACCTCATCAATAATGAGCAATACACCATAGCGGTCACAAATCTCCCGTACAGCCTGCAAATAATCATCGGGAGGCATAATGATGCCGCCCCCGGTAATAATCGGTTCCATAATGACGGCAGCTACTGTTTCCGGCAGTTCCCAGGCGAGTACCTTCTCCAGCTCTTCTGCCGCCTCCAGGCCCGGTCCCCGGTACAGATCTGGAGGTGTGACATGCAAGAAGCCTGTGCCTAAGGGCTCATAGCGATACTTGCGCTGCGCCTGTCCTGTGGCAGCCAATGCTGCCATGGTATTGCCGTGATAAGCCCGGTAGCGCGCCACAAATTTATACCGGTCATGTTCTCCCCGCTGCTTATGATACTGCCGGGCAATCTTGAAAGCTGTTTCGTTGGCCTCAGAGCCGCTGTTGGAAAAAAAGAAAACGTACTCATCTTGGCCGCCGAGCCACTCATTCAGTTTTTCCGCCAAACGAATGGCTGAGACATGGCTGTGGGTCATAGGGTAATAACTTAACTGCTTGAGCTGTTCGTAGGCCGCTTGGGCCAACTCCTCCCGCCCGTAGCCCACATTCACACACCATAACCCGCTCATCCCGTCCAAATAGCGGTTGCCTTCAATATCTGTGATCCAGGCTCCCTCTCCTTGTTCAATAACCATGGTGGCCTCAGGCTGGTAAGGGCGCATGGCGTGCCAAATATACTTATCGTCCTTCTTTTTCAACGTTTCACTATGCTTGATCTGCATAACTCTCCCCCATTTCCACTAAATTTATACACTTGTTCAAAACGTTTAAACGTCTGTTTAAGATCAATATGCTCTGCCATACAGATTCAGTACCCCTGACTTACAACCGGGAAGTAATCATCTTCTTGCGGGTGAAAAAGTTCACCCCATCCTTGCCATTGGCGTGCAAATCCCCATAGAAGGAATCTTTCCAGCCAGAGAAAGGGAAAAAGGCCATGGGAGCAGGAACGCCCACGTTAACACCCAACATGCCTGGTTCTGCTTCCTCCCTAAACTGGCGGATGGCTCTGGCGTCATAGGTATAGATCGTTGCTGAATTGCCGAAACGGGAACGGTTCACGATGGCCAGTGCCTCATCCAAGGTAGCAGCCCTGAGCAGGCTAAGCACCGGAGCAAACAGCTCTTCCCGGGCAATGGTCATCTCCGGCTTGACATGATCAAAAATGGTGGCCCCTAAGAAATAGCCTTCCGGCCGTTTGTCCATCTCTTGCCGTCCATCACGGATCAAAACGGCTCCTTCCTGCAGCCCTTTTTCAATGTAACCCAACACCTTTTCCCGATGCTCCCGGCGGATCACCGGCGTGAGAAACACATCATCATCCAGACCGTAACCCATCTTGATGCGGTCCGCCTTTTCCTTCAACCGCTGGACAAACGCCTCCTGCTCACCTACCAACACCACAGCACTGCAGGCCATGCAACGCTGGCCGGCACTGCCAAAAGCGGAACTTAAAACACTTTGCACAGCGGTGTCCACATCCGCATCCGGCATCACAATATGATGATTTTTGGCTCCGGACAAGGCTTGGACCCTTTTGCCGGAAGCAGCTGCCTGTTCATACACATATTTGGCTACCGGCTGAGAACCGACGAAGGAGATCGCTTTAATCTCCTCATGTTCCAATAAACCGTTCACCACATCATGGGCCCCGTGGACCACATTAAACACGCCATCCGGCAATCCCGCTTCCTGCAACAACTCGGCCAAACGGTTGGCCAAGAGTGGCGTCCGTTCGGAGGGTTTTAAGACAAAGGTGTTGCCGCACACAATGGCAACGGGGAACATCCAGCAGGGCACCATCATAGGAAAGTTAAACGGCGTGATCCCGGCCACCACACCCAGAGGATAACGGAACAGCTCTGAATCCATATCATCGGCGATCGTGGATAAAGACTCACCCATCAACAATGAAGGCGCACCTGAAGCAAACTCCACACACTCAATTCCTCGCAGCACTTCACCATAGGCTTCTTTGTAACTTTTGCCGTTCTCTTGCACGATCAACCGGGCCAATTCATCCTGGTGCTCCATCAGTAACTGCTGATACTTGAAAAAAATCCGCGCCCGCTTGGGAACAGGTGTTTTACGCCAGGAAAGATACGCTGCTTTAGCCGCCTGAACCGCTTCATCCACCTCTTGTTTGGTAGAGATGGGGACCTGTGCCAAAACTTCGCCCGTGGCCGGGTTGGGCACATCCAGATAGTGGCTTGTTTGAGCTTCTACCCATTGACCATTCACAAAATTTTTCAACTTCTCACCCTCTTTTATTGCCAGTCCCATTCTCAAACCTCCCCCAATCTTATAAAATGACAATAACCCCGCTCTGTTCAACATTTCCATAAGACTTTCTTTAATTGTAAGAATAGAATACTATTTTTTGATCCTTCAAACTGTAAAATAATTACCACATTGAATTGGACATTTTGTCAAAGGAGGGTCTGCGTATGCTTCAACCATCGCACATGACAGTACAAGATGTGTTGCAAACCCGCCATTTTAAATATGCCAAGGTGATCGCCGGTAAACAAGGATTACACAGAGTGGTGAAGTGGGTGCATATCATAGAACTGCCTCAGGTGAGCCATCTCGTTAATGGACAGGAACTGATCCTGACCACTGGAGTGGGCTGGGGAGCGAGCCGAGAGATGCGACTCTCTTTTCTCCAGCAACTTATTGATCATCAAACCTCGGCGGTCTGTATCGAGCTCTACACCTATTTTGACCGTATTCCCAAAGAACTGATCGACCTGGCCAACCGCCACCACTTGCCGCTGATTGTCTTCACCCGGGAAGTGCGCTTTGTGGATATTACCCGTGATCTGCACACCCGGTTGATCCAGTACGCCAAACAAAAGGAAGCCCAAAAACAATGGCTGCTGGATTGGTTGGAAGGCAAGCACACTAAGGATGAAGTGAATCAGTATCTGAGTAACACCCTTGGTTTGAAGGAAAACTGGCTGGGTGTGGTGATCATAGTCAAACCTAAGGCAGGGGAAAAAGAAGCAAAGCGGCTGAAATGTGAATTTGCCCACACTCATACCGAAAACTGGCGCTCCTCCATGCTGTGGACGACCCGCTCTGTTTCTGAACAACTGGGCTGGACCGTTCTCTCTCTGGAGCGCCAAGAGACAATCGTTCTTATCCTCTTTTACCGGCAAGAGATAGTGAATCAGAACGAGGATGTGACGCCGAATGGAACAGCGGGCTGGAAACACCTTCTGCAGCAAACTTGTAAAAAAATTTTGGACACAGCTGCCCCCCTGCCATTGCAAATCGGGGCGGGCCAGCCTTTTGACTGTGCCGAACAACTTGCCCACAGTTTGAAAACAGCTGAACAAACGCTAAAACTGCAGAGACAGTTAAACCGTTATGATATCATCTCCTATGATGATTTCGGTATCTATCCTTTGCTGTCAATGATGGAACAGCATTATAATCTGCACGATTTTATCGAGACCCACATCGGAGCAGTGATCGCCTATGACCGGCAACATGGCACCAAGTTGCTCACTACATTAAAAACCTATTTAGCCTGCCACGGTTCCAAGCAGGAGACGGCACAGCAGCTCTACATCGTCCGCCAAACCCTTTACCACCGGCTCAACAAATTGGAAGAATTGCTGGGCAAGGACTTTATGTCCTTTGAAAGACGGGTAGCCATTGAATGTGCCTTGCTAGCTCATGAGTTACAATGCACAATTTAATTTATGTTCAGACATTTTGTTAAATATGAACTTGTCTTGTTTTAACAATGTGTCACTTCTATCCCCGTTCCTTGTACACTATGATGTTAATAGAGGTCTCGTGTTAACTTTGTTTGTTTTTTAATTTTTTAAAACTTGTAAATATAATAATGATCGGAGGTGTGTTATTCGGTGTTTAATCTGCCTGCTGAGACGTTTTGGTGGTTAGTCCCTTGGCCTTTGATCTGGATGGCTTTGGCCATTATTCTTTATTTCAAACATAAACGGGAGGATGAACGGGAAGGCCAGCATCAGAACAACACCATTGACCAAAAAGAGGTGACACGATTTGAATCTTAGCGGTGTTATATTTGTTATTTACTTACTTATATTATTGATCATTGGGATGTGGTACACCCGGACTGCTTCCCAATCGACTGATCAGTATCTCCTAGGCGGCAGACGTTTTGGGGCTGCTGTCACGGCTATGACCATGCAAAGCAGTTCAATGAGCGGTTATATGTTTATGGGAGGGCCTGCTTTTGCCTTTCAACAAGGTTGGTACGCTTTATGGTATGCCATCGGGGACGCAGGCGGAGCAATTATTAATCTTTCCGTACTCGGAAAACGAATGCGGCGGTTGTCTGAAATCTTAGGTGCCCTGTCCCCCATAGAATATTTGGAGAAACGGTATGAGAGTGCCGCTGTCAGAATTGTGGGCTCCGTCATTTCCATCATCTTTCTCTTTTCCTATGTCTTTGCCCAGTTTATTGCCTCAGGTAAAGCATTGGCTACTCTGACCGGTTTTTCTTATGAATGGGCCTTGATCATTGGTGTAGGTGTTATTGTTGCCTATACAGTGGCAGGGGGTTATCTAGCCGTCGTCTACACCGATTTTGTCCAGGGGATTATTATGGTTGTCTGTGTCGTGCTGATTGGAATCATGGCCTTTTCTTATGTGGGAGGACTTTCCGGTCTCAATGCGGAACTTTCCTCCATTGATCCCACCTACCTGAGCTTATGGGGGAAAGATCTCGCCTACTATGGTCAGTGGGGTGTCGTACTTGGTGCCATTCTCATTTATGCCATCGGTTATATGGGCCTGCCGCATATCGTGGTTCGCCATATGTCAATGAGAAGCACCAAGACAGTAAAAAATGCGATTTTGGTGGCCGCCACCTGGAACCAGTTTTTCGTATTCACTCCTTACCTGCTGGGCTTGATCGGTATCGTGCTTCTCCCTAATTTGTCTGATCCAGAGATGGTGATCCCGGAACTGGCCTTTACGTTCTTCCCGGCCGTGTTAGCTGCCATCTTTCTCTCTGCTGTGATGGCTGCCATCATGTCTACGTCAGACTCCCTGCTCATGCAAGCTGGTACAACGCTGTCCCGCGATGTCTATCAGCGTTTTATCAACCCCAATGCCAGTCCGAAACAAATGGTGTTAGTGTCCCGGTTGTGCATTCTGATCGGCGGGGTCGTGGGGATCATTGTTGCTGTCTTTGAACCCCCTACCGTCTTTGCCCTTGTCATTTTCGCCTTTGGGGTTCTGGGCAACAGCTTTATTGTCCCCTACGTGGCTTCTGTCTATTGGAAAAAAGCCAATGCCATGGGTGCCTTATGTGCCATGATCGGTGGCGCCGTAACCAACATTCTGTGGACCTCTTTGGAACTGGAAAGCGCAACGGCCATTCATCCCTTCATTGCTGGTTTGCTCGTTTCCATCTTGGGCATGGTAATCGGCAATCAATTTGGGCAAACACCATCCCAACGTATCCAGGAAGCTTTTGACGAAGCAAAAGGGTTGCGCTCTTTCACCAGTGCCATGGAGAAAAACATTTCCCAGGATCTTGCACCAGAAGCCAAGAATATTTCAACCTACTACTTCCACTCTCTTAAACCGAATGCTCAAAAGGGGGAAACTGATGACCACTCAGCCCCTTATCCAGCCACATAAACTCAACCACTCAGGGGTGATCCAACTCCTGACTAAATTAGACCCAAAAGCACGTGTTATTCCCGAAGAACTTGTCTATTACCCCTACTATTTTTTACAATATCAACTTAACGCAAAGGCGCTCTTACGTCTCACAGGGAAAGTGGCCTGTACCATTGATGGGATCAGTGGCCAAGGGGCGCTGGTGGATGCTCCTCCGGAATGGAGACAGGCGCCCCCTGAACCCCTGAAAACATTACCGGTTCGTCTTATGGAAGATGAGGCCATTAAACAAGCGGAAAGCTTTGTGTACAACACCGCCATTCAAAAAGTCAAATATTTTACCACACCTAAATTGAAGCGTTTAAGTTGTAAATTGTTTCATCGTCCTTATTGGATCGTTCGCCATCACACCAAGTGCAAAGAGCATCATCTTATTGTGGACGCTATTACGGGTAAATATCACCCGTTATAATCCATTCATAAGGTATGAGCTGTCATACCAACCTTATGATGAGCAAGAGGTGAAAAAGGATTGCATATTAATCCGGACCGTCTGCAAAATCGGATTGAGGCATTAGCAAAGTGTCCTTTGGCGCAGGCGGCCGCTTGCGCCCTCTTGGTGCTTTATTCATCGCACGGTGCCATGACAAAGGAGGTGTAAAGCCTTGGATAAAAGTAAATTTCGAAAAATTTATTTCCTTTCAATCATTGTGTTGTTTTTAACTGTCTTATTTCCCGTTTTCCAACTAGGCAATAAAGCTTACCCAATCACTCTTGGCTTACCTTTCAGCTTCTTTTGGGTGATTATGTGGATCGTGATTACCTTCCTCATCGTCTTTATCCTGCACCGTCTTGACCCTGATAAAAAGGAGGAGTAGAAGCATGCTTGACTGGCAAATTGCAATGGTTATGATGATCGCTTATTTAGGCGTGGCACTCTTGATCGGTATCCTAGCCGGACGAGGAAGAGGAAAGCTTTCCCTTGATGAATTTACAGTAGCAGGCAGAAACTTAGGTTTGTTCGTGACCTGGTTTCTTATGGGTGGGGCCATATTCAGCGCCTTTACCTTCTTAGGCGCACCAGGTTGGGCTTATTCCCGCGGTGCCCCCGCATTTTACATCACTGCCTATACCGCTTTCGCTATTTTGCCCTGGTATGTGATTGGACCAAAAATTGGCCGCATTGGCCGTAAACGAGGGCTTTACTCTCTCGTCGGATTTTTACAAGGGCGTTATCCAATCAAATCCCTGGCCATTTTGGTTGGATTAATCGTCTTTTTTGCATCCATTCAATACCTGGCTACACAGCTGAAGGGCATGGCCATCATCTTCAATATTATGACCGAAGGACGCATACCTTTGTGGTTAGGTGCACTCATGGCCTATGCTATCGTTGTCATCTACGTTGCCACAGGGGGACTCAGAGCTGCTGCCTGGTCAGACGTGTTCCAAGGCATGTTAATGCTTGTGATTTCATGGGCGGTTGGACTGGCAATTGTTTTCCAAATCCACGGCAGCATAGCTGAAATGTTTCAAAACATTGCCCAAGCCAATCCGGGCTTTTTGGAAATTGGAAATGAAGGCTCGACAATGTCCAAAATGGCTTACACCACCCTGATCTTAGTATCAGCCATTGGCTTCCTCATGTGGCCGCATCTGTTTTCCAGATCTTATTCCTCCAATGCATTGACCATCAAAAGAACAGTGATCGCCTATCCGCTGTTTGCCTTATTTGTCGTACCTTTATTGTTGGTCGGTTTTGCCGGGATCAGTTTAGTGGACCCGGGGCAACTGAATGAACCGGATACCATCTTGCCTTACCTCATTACAACGGTACTGCAGATGCCGGGTTGGTTGTATGGTCTCGTTGGGGCCGGTGCACTGGCTGCGGCTATGTCGACCGCAGACGTGATCACCCACAGTGCCTCACTTGAGTTTACAGATGGGGTGATCAAAAATATTTGGACCAAACTGTCGGAAAAAACGGTTTTGATTGTGATGCGTACTGCTGTCGTTGTCATCGGTGCATTGGCTTATCTTGTCGCCGTTTTTGGAGGACAAGGACTGATTGCCCTTCTGGCCGGGGCGTATGGTTCCATTGTCCAGTTTGCACCAGCCGTCTATAGCGCAATGTACTGGAAGAGGGCAACTCCCACAGGTGTTGTTGCGGGGATGGCAGCAGGATTCGTTGTGAATTTTTACTACCAAATCATTAATCCCGTCACACCCTTAGATATCCATGCAGGTATTCTCGGGCTGATCGTCAATGTTGCCGTTTTGATAACGGTCAGTTATTTAACCAAACCACAGTCAGCAGACTTGGTCAATGAGTATGTGGATGCCGAAAAAGAGGTATACACTGACGGAGGGAAAGTGGTCAAAATTTAAACCAATGTAACCATCGAGGGAGGGTGATCATATTGTCAGCAGACTTTGTTTTTATCAATGGTCAAGTGATCACTGTGGATCAGCGCAACACCGTTGTTGAGGCAGTCGCTGTGAAAGGCAACCGTATCCTGGCCGCTGGAAGCACTGCCAACATCAAAACCTTCATTGGACCACACACTGAAGTGATCGATCTTAACGGGCGCAGTCTGCTCCCCGGTTTCATTGACGCCCATTTGCATCTGACCTTGCACGGGACAAACCAACTGGCTGTCAGCTGCAAGGATCCCCACATCGAATCAATTGGCGACCTGCTTACCGCCTTAAAGCAAAAAGCGGCTCAGACTCCTCCCGGCCAATGGGTAAGAGCCTGGGGCTTTAACAACACCAAGATCAAAGAGAAGCGTTATCCGACCCGCTGGGAATTGGATCAGATCTCCACTGAGCACCCTATCATGATTATCCGTACCTGCGGCCATATCTCTGCTGTGAACAGTAAAGCGTTGGAGATCGCCGGAATCAATGAACATACACCTGACCCAGACGGAGGAAAAATTGAACGGGATGCCAGTGGCATTCCAACTGGGGTGTTAGTCGAAACAGCCCATATGGCTATGTTTGAAAAAGCCCAGTACACAGAAGCAGAGCTACGCCAAGGCATGAAACTGGCCTCTGACGCTTTTATTGCCGCCGGCATCACCAGTGTGCATGATGCCGGCGGCTATGGGCCGGAAAACATGCGTGTTTTACAGCAGGCCATCCAAGACGGGGACGTAAAAGTCCGTGTCTACGCCATGATCTGTTCCCTTAACAATTCTGACCTATTTGTGCAGCGCATGATTGACGCAGGAATCCTGACCGG
This Caldalkalibacillus uzonensis DNA region includes the following protein-coding sequences:
- a CDS encoding PucR family transcriptional regulator; protein product: MLQPSHMTVQDVLQTRHFKYAKVIAGKQGLHRVVKWVHIIELPQVSHLVNGQELILTTGVGWGASREMRLSFLQQLIDHQTSAVCIELYTYFDRIPKELIDLANRHHLPLIVFTREVRFVDITRDLHTRLIQYAKQKEAQKQWLLDWLEGKHTKDEVNQYLSNTLGLKENWLGVVIIVKPKAGEKEAKRLKCEFAHTHTENWRSSMLWTTRSVSEQLGWTVLSLERQETIVLILFYRQEIVNQNEDVTPNGTAGWKHLLQQTCKKILDTAAPLPLQIGAGQPFDCAEQLAHSLKTAEQTLKLQRQLNRYDIISYDDFGIYPLLSMMEQHYNLHDFIETHIGAVIAYDRQHGTKLLTTLKTYLACHGSKQETAQQLYIVRQTLYHRLNKLEELLGKDFMSFERRVAIECALLAHELQCTI
- a CDS encoding amidohydrolase translates to MSADFVFINGQVITVDQRNTVVEAVAVKGNRILAAGSTANIKTFIGPHTEVIDLNGRSLLPGFIDAHLHLTLHGTNQLAVSCKDPHIESIGDLLTALKQKAAQTPPGQWVRAWGFNNTKIKEKRYPTRWELDQISTEHPIMIIRTCGHISAVNSKALEIAGINEHTPDPDGGKIERDASGIPTGVLVETAHMAMFEKAQYTEAELRQGMKLASDAFIAAGITSVHDAGGYGPENMRVLQQAIQDGDVKVRVYAMICSLNNSDLFVQRMIDAGILTGCGDERFKIGPAKVFIDGSSSGPTIATREGYTSDPDNYGILYYSQEELNEILGTAHEKGYQITAHAQGDRAIEMLLNCIEQALKKHLRTNHRHRIEHAGVSTPDLIQRMKKLNVVPIPNPPFIYEYGDGYITNYGARVNHMFPARDFIDQGIIAAGSSDCPVTDYNPLMGIFSAVNRVTQSGVKAGENQAVSVMEAIRMYTWNGAYASFDEHIKGSIEPGKLADLVVLHQPILDVPPEEIKDVGVDMTMVDGEIVYHAD
- a CDS encoding sodium:solute symporter family protein; protein product: MLDWQIAMVMMIAYLGVALLIGILAGRGRGKLSLDEFTVAGRNLGLFVTWFLMGGAIFSAFTFLGAPGWAYSRGAPAFYITAYTAFAILPWYVIGPKIGRIGRKRGLYSLVGFLQGRYPIKSLAILVGLIVFFASIQYLATQLKGMAIIFNIMTEGRIPLWLGALMAYAIVVIYVATGGLRAAAWSDVFQGMLMLVISWAVGLAIVFQIHGSIAEMFQNIAQANPGFLEIGNEGSTMSKMAYTTLILVSAIGFLMWPHLFSRSYSSNALTIKRTVIAYPLFALFVVPLLLVGFAGISLVDPGQLNEPDTILPYLITTVLQMPGWLYGLVGAGALAAAMSTADVITHSASLEFTDGVIKNIWTKLSEKTVLIVMRTAVVVIGALAYLVAVFGGQGLIALLAGAYGSIVQFAPAVYSAMYWKRATPTGVVAGMAAGFVVNFYYQIINPVTPLDIHAGILGLIVNVAVLITVSYLTKPQSADLVNEYVDAEKEVYTDGGKVVKI
- a CDS encoding sodium/proline symporter, with protein sequence MIIGMWYTRTASQSTDQYLLGGRRFGAAVTAMTMQSSSMSGYMFMGGPAFAFQQGWYALWYAIGDAGGAIINLSVLGKRMRRLSEILGALSPIEYLEKRYESAAVRIVGSVISIIFLFSYVFAQFIASGKALATLTGFSYEWALIIGVGVIVAYTVAGGYLAVVYTDFVQGIIMVVCVVLIGIMAFSYVGGLSGLNAELSSIDPTYLSLWGKDLAYYGQWGVVLGAILIYAIGYMGLPHIVVRHMSMRSTKTVKNAILVAATWNQFFVFTPYLLGLIGIVLLPNLSDPEMVIPELAFTFFPAVLAAIFLSAVMAAIMSTSDSLLMQAGTTLSRDVYQRFINPNASPKQMVLVSRLCILIGGVVGIIVAVFEPPTVFALVIFAFGVLGNSFIVPYVASVYWKKANAMGALCAMIGGAVTNILWTSLELESATAIHPFIAGLLVSILGMVIGNQFGQTPSQRIQEAFDEAKGLRSFTSAMEKNISQDLAPEAKNISTYYFHSLKPNAQKGETDDHSAPYPAT